A part of Saliniradius amylolyticus genomic DNA contains:
- the polA gene encoding DNA polymerase I has protein sequence MTQVMDKPLILVDGSSYLFRAYHAMPNLTNKDGEPTGAVYGVVNMLRSLIKEYQPSHMAVVFDAKGKTFRDDIYSEYKAHRPPMPDDLRQQIEPLHNIVQAMGLPMLVIDGVEADDVIGTLARQASEQGLATLISTGDKDLAQLVDEHVTLINTMTNTKLDRQGVIDKFGIPPELVIDYLALKGDSSDNIPGVAGVGDKSALAMLNGIGGLDKIYANLDAIASLEFRGAKSMAKKMQDNEDNARLSYELATIKTDVNLPQPPIELLIQDADHDQLVDLFQAMDFKRWLEEAKDNGGTAPELVAAEQSQTIGQDQYHTILTEENWQHWLERLQQASLFAFDIETTSLNYMNAQIVGFSFAIAEGEAAYLPLGHDYNDAPEQLDLKEVLEQFKPLLEDPKALKVGQHLKYDKNVLRQYGVELNGIAFDTMLESYVLNSTSGRHDMDSLAERYLDHKTIHFEDIAGKGAKQLTFNQIPLEQAAPYAAEDADVTLRLHNKLWPQLAEIKELQQVLTEIEVPLASVLSKMETTGVLIDSQKLSQQSQDVAKRIMEVEQSVYEEAGREFNLGSTKQLQQVLFEDMDLPVVKKTPKGAPSTSEDVLQQLANSYSLPSKIMEYRGLTKLKNTYLDKLPKMIHHRTGRVHTSYHQAVAATGRLSSTEPNLQNIPIRTEEGRRVRQAFIAEPGCKIVAADYSQIELRIMAHLSGDKGLLQAFKDNQDIHRATASEVFGVELDKVSAEQRRSAKAINFGLIYGMSAYGLSQQLNISRADAQKYMNLYFERYPGVLAYMERTREQAKEQGYVSTVFGRRLYLPEINSRNGARRKGAERAAINAPMQGTAADIIKKAMLDVAHWVDHEVNDEVRMIMQVHDELVFEIKEQNLSPCCERIKDLMQNAVELDVPLIVEAGVGDNWDQAH, from the coding sequence ATGACTCAAGTAATGGATAAACCCCTGATCCTGGTCGATGGCTCGTCATATTTATTTCGCGCCTACCATGCCATGCCTAACCTGACCAATAAGGACGGAGAGCCCACCGGTGCCGTCTATGGCGTAGTTAATATGCTCCGTTCTCTGATCAAAGAGTACCAGCCCAGTCATATGGCCGTGGTATTTGACGCCAAGGGCAAAACGTTTCGGGATGACATCTACAGCGAGTATAAGGCCCATCGCCCACCGATGCCCGATGACTTGCGCCAACAAATCGAGCCCCTACACAATATTGTACAGGCCATGGGCCTGCCGATGCTGGTGATAGATGGTGTTGAAGCGGATGACGTCATCGGGACTCTGGCCCGGCAAGCGAGTGAGCAAGGACTTGCCACCCTGATCAGTACCGGCGATAAAGACCTTGCCCAATTAGTGGACGAACATGTCACTCTCATCAACACCATGACCAATACCAAGCTCGACCGGCAAGGAGTGATCGATAAATTCGGCATCCCACCAGAATTGGTGATCGACTATCTGGCCCTTAAAGGTGACTCTTCGGATAACATTCCCGGTGTTGCAGGCGTAGGAGACAAAAGTGCTCTGGCCATGCTAAATGGTATTGGAGGTCTGGATAAAATCTACGCCAATCTTGATGCCATTGCCTCGCTGGAATTTCGTGGCGCTAAGAGTATGGCGAAAAAGATGCAGGACAACGAAGACAACGCCCGATTGTCCTACGAGCTTGCCACCATTAAGACCGACGTAAATCTGCCCCAACCTCCCATTGAGCTGCTGATCCAGGACGCCGACCACGACCAATTGGTCGACCTGTTTCAGGCTATGGACTTCAAACGTTGGCTTGAGGAGGCGAAAGACAATGGTGGTACCGCCCCAGAACTTGTCGCTGCGGAACAAAGCCAGACCATCGGCCAGGACCAGTATCACACTATTCTCACGGAAGAAAACTGGCAGCACTGGCTGGAACGCTTACAGCAAGCCAGCCTGTTCGCTTTCGACATCGAAACCACCAGCCTGAATTACATGAACGCTCAAATCGTCGGTTTTAGCTTTGCGATCGCCGAAGGTGAAGCGGCCTATCTGCCTCTGGGCCACGACTATAATGACGCCCCCGAACAGCTTGACCTGAAAGAGGTGCTTGAGCAGTTTAAGCCCCTTTTGGAAGATCCTAAGGCGCTTAAAGTGGGCCAGCACCTCAAATACGATAAGAATGTCTTGCGTCAGTATGGTGTTGAGCTAAACGGCATCGCCTTCGACACCATGCTGGAGTCTTATGTGCTGAATAGCACCAGCGGCCGTCATGATATGGACAGCCTGGCCGAGCGGTATCTGGATCACAAGACCATCCATTTTGAGGACATTGCCGGTAAAGGGGCCAAGCAGCTTACTTTTAATCAGATTCCGCTGGAGCAAGCCGCTCCTTACGCGGCTGAAGACGCCGATGTTACCCTGCGCCTGCACAACAAGCTCTGGCCTCAACTCGCCGAAATTAAAGAGCTGCAACAGGTACTGACCGAAATAGAGGTTCCCCTTGCATCGGTACTGTCTAAGATGGAAACCACCGGTGTACTCATCGACAGCCAGAAGCTGAGCCAGCAAAGTCAGGATGTGGCCAAGCGCATCATGGAAGTGGAGCAATCGGTGTATGAGGAAGCGGGCCGAGAATTTAACCTGGGCTCAACCAAGCAGTTACAGCAGGTGTTGTTTGAGGATATGGACTTGCCAGTCGTCAAGAAAACCCCCAAAGGGGCCCCTTCTACCTCCGAAGACGTCTTACAGCAACTGGCCAACAGTTACAGTTTGCCCAGCAAGATCATGGAATATCGCGGCCTGACCAAACTAAAAAACACCTATCTGGACAAGCTGCCCAAGATGATCCACCACCGTACCGGACGGGTGCATACGTCCTATCACCAGGCTGTCGCAGCCACGGGACGACTGTCCTCAACCGAGCCTAATCTGCAGAATATTCCTATCCGTACCGAAGAGGGCCGCCGGGTGCGCCAGGCTTTTATCGCCGAACCCGGCTGTAAAATCGTAGCGGCCGACTATTCTCAGATAGAACTTCGCATCATGGCACACCTATCCGGTGACAAAGGTCTGTTACAGGCTTTTAAAGATAATCAGGACATTCACCGTGCTACAGCTTCTGAAGTGTTCGGAGTAGAACTGGATAAGGTCAGTGCCGAGCAACGTCGAAGTGCCAAGGCGATTAACTTCGGTTTGATCTACGGTATGTCCGCCTATGGGTTATCGCAACAGCTCAATATTTCCCGTGCCGATGCTCAAAAGTACATGAATCTTTATTTCGAACGCTATCCCGGCGTATTGGCTTATATGGAGCGCACCCGCGAACAAGCCAAAGAGCAAGGCTATGTCTCCACGGTGTTTGGTCGCCGTCTGTATTTGCCAGAAATCAACAGCCGTAACGGTGCCCGCCGTAAAGGCGCGGAGCGCGCAGCCATCAATGCCCCCATGCAGGGCACCGCCGCCGATATCATCAAAAAGGCCATGTTGGATGTGGCCCACTGGGTCGATCATGAGGTGAACGATGAGGTGCGTATGATCATGCAGGTGCATGATGAGTTGGTTTTTGAAATAAAAGAACAGAACCTATCGCCCTGTTGCGAACGTATAAAAGACCTGATGCAGAACGCTGTAGAGCTTGATGTCCCTCTTATTGTGGAGGCTGGAGTGGGTGATAACTGGGATCAGGCGCACTAA
- the elbB gene encoding isoprenoid biosynthesis glyoxalase ElbB codes for MQKAAIILSGCGVFDGAEINESVLTLLALERKEVQYQCFAPDIEQHHVVNHLTGEEMPESRNVLVESARITRGEVKPLEQLDAEQFDFLLIPGGFGVAKNLCDFAVRGADCEVNAQVLGKCRDFAQAGKAAGYMCIAPALLAQVYGKGVKGTIGHDKDTAEGLTQMGVEHIECDVENIVVDEVNKVVTTPAYMLAERIIEAATGIDKLVDKVVDLARG; via the coding sequence ATGCAAAAAGCGGCGATAATTTTAAGCGGATGTGGTGTGTTTGACGGGGCCGAAATTAACGAGTCGGTTCTGACCTTATTAGCCCTTGAACGCAAAGAAGTTCAATATCAGTGCTTTGCACCGGATATTGAACAGCATCATGTCGTTAATCACCTCACCGGAGAGGAAATGCCGGAGAGCCGCAATGTGCTGGTGGAATCCGCCCGCATTACCCGTGGTGAGGTTAAACCACTGGAGCAGCTTGATGCGGAGCAGTTCGACTTTCTTCTGATACCCGGAGGTTTCGGCGTCGCTAAGAATTTGTGCGATTTCGCTGTGAGAGGCGCCGATTGCGAGGTCAATGCTCAGGTGCTGGGTAAGTGTCGTGATTTCGCGCAGGCTGGCAAGGCGGCAGGCTATATGTGTATTGCCCCGGCGCTTTTGGCACAGGTCTACGGCAAAGGAGTGAAGGGCACGATAGGGCATGACAAGGATACGGCTGAAGGACTGACCCAAATGGGCGTAGAGCATATAGAGTGTGACGTGGAAAACATCGTCGTGGATGAGGTAAATAAAGTGGTGACCACTCCGGCGTACATGTTGGCTGAGCGCATCATTGAGGCTGCCACAGGTATAGACAAGTTGGTGGATAAGGTAGTGGACCTGGCTCGTGGCTGA
- a CDS encoding helix-turn-helix transcriptional regulator, which yields MADSQTNSDKILYLLKTGGEQTARQLADALGMTPMGARQHLLQLQQNEYVTSRNKAEKVGRPAQYWSLTPKASERFPDTHSSLTLSLLDSAKDLYGEQGLVALLKNREQQMRQHYLQALKGQDSLEQQLQTLATLRTQEGYMAEWHQAEAGYVFIENHCPICAAASHCQQLCDSELALFQACLGPEVNIRRDEHILKGQRRCCYRIEPISDGR from the coding sequence GTGGCTGATAGTCAGACCAACAGCGATAAGATTCTTTACCTGCTGAAAACAGGCGGCGAGCAGACGGCTCGCCAACTCGCCGATGCGTTGGGGATGACCCCGATGGGCGCGCGTCAGCACTTGTTGCAGTTGCAGCAAAACGAGTACGTCACGAGCCGTAATAAGGCTGAGAAAGTAGGCCGTCCTGCTCAGTATTGGAGTTTAACACCGAAGGCGTCCGAGCGGTTTCCGGATACGCACAGTTCGCTGACTTTAAGCCTGCTCGACTCTGCTAAGGACTTGTACGGAGAGCAGGGGTTGGTGGCATTGCTGAAAAACCGCGAACAACAGATGCGGCAGCACTACTTACAAGCCCTGAAAGGTCAGGATTCGCTGGAGCAACAGTTGCAGACACTGGCCACTTTACGCACACAAGAGGGCTACATGGCGGAGTGGCATCAAGCTGAGGCTGGTTATGTGTTTATTGAAAACCATTGCCCCATTTGTGCTGCTGCCAGTCACTGCCAGCAGCTTTGCGATTCTGAATTGGCTCTGTTTCAGGCTTGCCTGGGACCAGAGGTGAACATTCGCCGGGATGAACATATCCTGAAAGGGCAGCGCCGCTGCTGTTATCGCATCGAGCCGATCTCTGATGGGCGCTGA
- a CDS encoding TrkH family potassium uptake protein has translation MQYRTIIRILGLLVALFSVTMAPPALVSLIYQDGGGLPFLLAFFLSLGTGLLAWYPNRSHRRELRAKEGFVIVALFWTVLASFGALPFVLMEQPQMSFTDAFFEAFSGLTTTGATVIEGIEYLPKAVQFYRQQLQWLGGMGIIVLAVAILPILGVGGMQLYRAEIPGPVKDSKMTPRIADTAKHLWYIYLTLTSACTVAYRIAGMGWFDAICHAFSTVAIGGFSTYDASIGHFDSSAINTVCVIFLWISSLNFALHYHAVNNRSIKSYLNDPELRAFFFIQAVLVALCFAVLTAHQWYASVEQTFDQALFHAVSISTTAGFATDAFADWPVFLPILLLFASFIGGCASSTGGGLKVVRVLLLYLQGKREVDRLIHPKAVYAVKLGQRALPDRVVEAVWGFFSAYTVVFIVIMIALVGTGMDDLTAFSATAACLNNLGPGLGAVAANFADVTDPGKWLLVVAMLFGRLEVFSLLVLFSPTFWRS, from the coding sequence ATGCAGTATCGCACCATAATTCGGATTCTGGGGCTATTGGTGGCTTTGTTCAGTGTGACCATGGCTCCGCCTGCCCTGGTGTCGTTGATCTATCAGGATGGCGGCGGATTACCGTTCTTATTGGCATTTTTTCTGAGCCTGGGGACCGGTTTGCTGGCCTGGTACCCGAATCGCTCTCATCGGCGGGAGCTCAGGGCGAAGGAAGGTTTTGTTATTGTGGCATTGTTCTGGACCGTACTCGCCAGCTTCGGGGCTTTACCCTTTGTGCTGATGGAACAGCCCCAAATGAGCTTTACTGATGCCTTTTTCGAAGCTTTCTCCGGGCTGACAACCACAGGAGCCACGGTGATCGAGGGCATCGAGTATTTGCCTAAAGCGGTACAGTTTTATCGTCAGCAACTCCAATGGCTAGGGGGTATGGGAATCATCGTGTTGGCGGTGGCGATTCTGCCAATTCTTGGGGTGGGGGGAATGCAGTTGTATCGGGCTGAAATTCCCGGCCCGGTGAAAGACTCCAAGATGACGCCCAGAATTGCCGATACAGCTAAACACCTGTGGTATATCTATTTGACTCTGACCTCTGCCTGCACCGTCGCTTATCGGATAGCCGGAATGGGGTGGTTCGATGCCATTTGCCATGCCTTCTCGACAGTCGCTATCGGTGGTTTTTCCACCTATGACGCCAGCATCGGTCACTTTGACAGTAGCGCCATTAACACGGTGTGTGTGATCTTCTTATGGATCTCCTCTCTGAACTTTGCGCTGCACTACCATGCGGTGAATAATCGAAGCATTAAGTCATACTTAAATGACCCCGAACTCAGGGCGTTTTTCTTTATCCAGGCGGTGCTGGTGGCATTGTGTTTTGCCGTGCTTACCGCTCACCAATGGTACGCCAGTGTAGAGCAAACCTTCGATCAGGCGCTGTTCCATGCCGTGTCCATCAGCACAACTGCGGGCTTTGCCACCGACGCCTTTGCAGACTGGCCGGTGTTTTTACCTATCCTGTTATTGTTTGCCAGCTTTATCGGGGGGTGCGCCAGTTCAACCGGCGGAGGCCTGAAAGTGGTGCGTGTATTGCTTTTGTATTTGCAGGGCAAACGGGAGGTGGATCGTTTAATTCACCCCAAGGCGGTCTATGCGGTTAAATTAGGCCAGCGAGCCCTGCCCGATAGGGTCGTGGAAGCGGTATGGGGCTTTTTCTCGGCCTATACGGTGGTGTTTATTGTTATCATGATTGCCCTGGTAGGCACGGGAATGGATGACTTAACCGCCTTTTCTGCTACCGCCGCATGCTTAAACAATTTGGGGCCGGGGCTGGGTGCTGTGGCCGCCAATTTTGCCGATGTCACCGACCCCGGCAAGTGGCTGTTGGTGGTAGCCATGTTGTTTGGCCGTTTGGAAGTATTCTCCCTGTTGGTGTTATTCTCGCCGACATTCTGGCGAAGCTAA
- a CDS encoding DUF2452 domain-containing protein encodes MAKKNPNPQGKGLTPVVQQRQELLASAIPDKSASQILTDYAISLLVLSARFQFKPSPGQTYTLYLKQYNLGLSLIEPEAWPESMGKPIARCQLNNDMTWHIGGTLFDPKDKSVVRILDSFLKGFEERLSASQSLEQGLPYFAGHLPFYPRLFANVMAKSLEQSLQQSNLVGRNQHYWLTQLDSSKLLTTTIEK; translated from the coding sequence ATGGCAAAGAAGAACCCCAACCCTCAAGGCAAGGGCCTGACGCCCGTGGTACAACAGCGTCAGGAGCTGCTGGCAAGCGCTATACCGGATAAGTCCGCCTCACAAATCCTAACCGACTACGCCATTTCATTGTTGGTATTGTCGGCGCGTTTTCAATTCAAACCCAGCCCCGGGCAAACCTATACGCTCTATTTAAAACAATACAATTTGGGGCTGAGTTTGATAGAGCCGGAGGCCTGGCCTGAGTCAATGGGCAAACCGATTGCCCGCTGTCAGCTTAATAACGATATGACCTGGCACATAGGCGGGACACTGTTCGATCCTAAAGATAAGAGCGTGGTGCGGATACTAGATAGCTTTTTAAAAGGCTTTGAAGAGCGACTCTCAGCCAGTCAAAGCTTGGAGCAGGGTCTGCCTTACTTTGCCGGGCATCTGCCCTTCTACCCACGCTTATTTGCCAATGTCATGGCGAAGTCGTTGGAGCAAAGTCTTCAGCAGTCTAACTTAGTCGGACGCAATCAGCATTATTGGCTGACGCAACTGGATTCCAGTAAGCTTCTTACAACGACAATTGAAAAATAG
- the trkA gene encoding Trk system potassium transporter TrkA: MKIIIVGAGQVGGTLAENLVGEKNEITVIDSDGQKLRSLQDRLDLQVITGLGSHPDTLLQAGAEDADMIIAVTNSDESNMMSCQVAHTLYKTPTKIARIRSEQYLLYQDELFKHSDIPVNHLIAPEQLVTRSIKRLIDYPGALQVVEFAQGKVSLVAVKAYYGGLLVGHALSALKEHMPNVETRVAAIYRRGRPIRPLGTTVIEADDEVFFIAATKHIRAVMSELQKLEASYKRIMIAGGGLVGAGLAKQLEEKHNVKLVEFNHERAQQLSTELKKTIVFRGDASDHELLTEEHIEDIDVFIAVTNDDEANIMAAMLAKRLGAQKTMVLIQRSAYVDLVQGGEIDIAISPQQATISALLTHVRRGDVVNVHSLRRGAAEAIEAIAHGDENTSKVVGRTISEIKLPPGTTIGAVVRNEEVIIAHSDTQIEADDHVILFLVDKKFIGDVERLFQPSAFFFG, encoded by the coding sequence ATGAAGATCATTATCGTGGGTGCCGGACAGGTAGGCGGAACGCTGGCCGAGAATCTGGTTGGCGAGAAAAACGAAATCACCGTTATCGACTCCGACGGCCAAAAGCTTCGAAGCCTGCAAGATCGTTTGGATCTGCAGGTTATTACCGGCCTGGGGTCACACCCGGATACCTTACTTCAGGCCGGGGCGGAAGATGCAGACATGATCATCGCAGTCACCAACAGTGACGAGAGCAACATGATGTCCTGTCAGGTGGCCCATACCCTGTATAAGACGCCTACTAAAATCGCGCGCATTCGGTCTGAACAATACTTGCTGTACCAAGACGAACTTTTCAAGCACTCGGACATTCCGGTCAATCATCTGATCGCTCCCGAACAGTTAGTCACCCGTTCAATCAAGCGCCTGATTGACTATCCCGGAGCTCTGCAAGTGGTGGAGTTCGCCCAGGGCAAGGTCAGTCTGGTTGCCGTTAAGGCCTATTACGGAGGCTTGCTGGTGGGCCACGCGCTGTCCGCCTTAAAGGAACATATGCCCAATGTTGAGACCCGGGTCGCGGCCATCTACCGCCGCGGACGCCCCATTCGTCCTCTGGGTACCACAGTTATCGAAGCCGATGACGAGGTGTTTTTTATCGCCGCTACCAAGCACATCCGCGCGGTAATGAGTGAGCTGCAAAAGCTGGAAGCCTCCTATAAACGCATTATGATTGCCGGCGGCGGTCTGGTGGGCGCTGGACTGGCCAAGCAGCTCGAAGAAAAACACAATGTGAAGCTAGTGGAGTTTAACCACGAGCGGGCTCAACAGCTCTCCACCGAGCTTAAAAAGACCATTGTCTTTCGCGGCGATGCCTCTGACCATGAACTGCTCACCGAAGAGCATATCGAAGACATCGATGTATTTATTGCCGTCACCAACGATGACGAGGCCAATATCATGGCGGCCATGTTGGCCAAACGGCTGGGCGCTCAGAAAACCATGGTGCTGATCCAGCGCAGTGCCTATGTAGACTTAGTACAAGGGGGCGAAATCGATATCGCCATTTCGCCTCAACAAGCCACTATCTCGGCGCTGCTGACCCATGTCCGCCGCGGTGACGTAGTGAATGTTCACTCACTTCGAAGAGGCGCTGCTGAAGCTATTGAAGCAATCGCTCATGGTGATGAGAACACCTCCAAAGTCGTGGGCCGAACCATCAGCGAGATCAAGCTCCCTCCAGGCACAACCATTGGTGCCGTAGTGCGCAACGAAGAGGTGATCATCGCCCACAGTGATACACAGATCGAAGCCGATGACCATGTAATCCTGTTCCTGGTCGATAAGAAGTTTATTGGTGACGTGGAACGCCTGTTCCAGCCCAGCGCCTTCTTCTTTGGTTAG
- the rsmB gene encoding 16S rRNA (cytosine(967)-C(5))-methyltransferase RsmB — MNGAQLRSDAAKALFAVLEQGQSLRECLPPLQQSHESRDRAWLQEMVYGSLRQLPILQFWLRPLLHKPLNKQQKIVESLLLVGLYQLGYSRVAPHAAVSETVAACDVLGHGKLKGLVNACLRNAQRQNVFEHAPESEQVRLTLPKWLYRELKQAYPDNYLSISAQMHRQAPLWLRVNQQQITAANYAQTLADQGIPFDTSPLCPDGLILRKACEITQLPGYDEGWFSVQDGAAQQAARLLSPDSSERVLDMCAAPGGKTAHLVESQPSIHCVALDSEAPRLERLRQNFERLHLDAEVVCGDGLAPESWWDGQLFDRILLDAPCSATGVIRRHPDIKWLRKGADITALTKLQEQLLQRAWSILKPGGTLLYATCSLLPQENHQQVSAFLAQQSDAKLSKIQPEETDAHPGWQILPGDQDMDGFYYARLIKC, encoded by the coding sequence GTGAACGGCGCTCAGTTACGCAGCGATGCGGCCAAGGCTTTATTTGCGGTCCTAGAACAGGGCCAGTCCCTGCGCGAATGCCTACCACCATTACAACAGTCCCATGAGAGTCGTGACCGCGCCTGGTTACAGGAAATGGTGTACGGCAGCTTGCGTCAATTACCGATCTTACAATTCTGGTTGCGTCCCCTGTTGCATAAACCCCTAAACAAACAGCAAAAAATCGTTGAGTCCCTGCTGTTAGTGGGCCTCTACCAATTGGGTTACTCCCGGGTGGCCCCTCACGCTGCTGTCAGCGAAACCGTCGCCGCCTGTGATGTGTTAGGTCATGGCAAGCTGAAAGGTCTAGTAAACGCTTGCTTACGTAATGCGCAGCGTCAAAATGTGTTCGAGCACGCTCCAGAAAGCGAGCAAGTCCGACTCACTTTACCCAAATGGCTATACCGGGAGCTCAAGCAGGCCTATCCAGACAACTATCTGAGCATTAGCGCTCAGATGCACCGACAAGCCCCCCTTTGGCTCAGGGTTAACCAACAACAAATAACGGCTGCCAATTACGCCCAGACGCTGGCCGATCAAGGCATTCCGTTCGACACCTCGCCGCTCTGCCCGGATGGGCTGATTCTGAGAAAGGCCTGCGAGATCACTCAATTACCCGGCTACGATGAGGGTTGGTTTAGCGTCCAGGATGGTGCGGCACAACAAGCGGCCCGGTTGCTGAGCCCCGATTCAAGCGAGCGCGTGCTGGATATGTGTGCCGCTCCCGGAGGTAAAACCGCTCACCTGGTGGAGTCACAACCCAGTATTCACTGTGTGGCTCTGGATTCGGAAGCGCCCCGCCTTGAACGCCTCAGGCAAAATTTCGAGCGGCTGCATCTGGATGCCGAAGTGGTCTGTGGAGATGGACTTGCACCAGAAAGCTGGTGGGATGGCCAGCTCTTTGACCGGATTCTGCTGGATGCCCCCTGCTCAGCAACCGGTGTAATTCGTCGCCACCCTGATATCAAATGGCTGAGAAAGGGCGCCGATATAACAGCTCTCACAAAGCTGCAAGAACAGTTATTGCAGCGGGCCTGGTCCATACTGAAACCAGGCGGAACCTTACTTTATGCCACTTGTTCATTGTTGCCCCAGGAAAATCATCAACAAGTGTCGGCATTTTTGGCCCAGCAGAGCGACGCGAAACTCAGTAAAATTCAACCCGAAGAAACCGATGCGCATCCCGGCTGGCAAATACTGCCGGGGGATCAGGATATGGATGGTTTCTATTATGCTAGGCTGATAAAGTGCTAG
- the fmt gene encoding methionyl-tRNA formyltransferase, whose amino-acid sequence MSQALRIVFAGTPDFAARHLQALIDSDHHLVGVYTQPDKPAGRGKKLTPSAVKCLAEEHDLPVYQPQSMKTDDVQQQLAELNADVMVVVAYGQILPQSILDTPKHGCLNVHGSLLPRWRGAAPIQRAIWAGDPETGVTIMQMDAGLDTGAMLHKASLPIKTTDTSASLYEKLAEVGPKALIDCLDRLSELIPEPQDEQQASYAQKLSKDEARIDWQLSAEQIERNSRAFNPWPVAFFRHQDNNIKIWQASVIDQQGKPGEIISADKSGILVATKDKALRLEVIQLPGKKAMPVSDVLNARGDWFKPGTQLS is encoded by the coding sequence ATGAGCCAAGCTCTGCGTATTGTTTTTGCCGGGACGCCGGATTTTGCCGCACGCCACCTTCAGGCGCTGATCGACTCAGACCATCACCTGGTGGGTGTCTACACCCAACCGGACAAACCTGCAGGCCGGGGCAAGAAGCTCACTCCAAGCGCCGTTAAATGCCTGGCTGAAGAGCATGACTTACCCGTTTATCAGCCGCAAAGCATGAAAACCGACGACGTCCAGCAGCAACTGGCCGAGCTTAATGCCGATGTGATGGTAGTCGTGGCCTATGGTCAGATTTTACCTCAATCGATTCTGGACACCCCCAAACACGGTTGTCTGAATGTGCATGGCTCGTTGTTGCCACGCTGGCGCGGTGCCGCTCCCATCCAGCGCGCTATCTGGGCAGGAGATCCAGAAACGGGGGTGACCATCATGCAGATGGATGCGGGGCTGGATACCGGTGCCATGCTACATAAGGCCAGCCTGCCCATTAAAACGACGGATACCAGTGCCTCACTTTACGAGAAACTGGCAGAGGTGGGGCCTAAGGCCTTAATCGACTGCCTGGATCGTCTCAGTGAATTAATCCCCGAGCCACAAGACGAGCAACAAGCCAGTTACGCCCAGAAACTGTCCAAGGACGAAGCCCGCATCGACTGGCAACTTAGCGCCGAACAGATCGAGCGCAATAGCCGCGCCTTCAACCCCTGGCCAGTGGCGTTTTTCCGCCACCAGGACAATAACATTAAAATCTGGCAGGCCAGCGTGATCGATCAGCAAGGAAAGCCCGGGGAAATTATCAGCGCCGACAAGTCCGGAATCCTGGTGGCCACCAAAGATAAGGCATTGCGTCTGGAGGTGATCCAGCTTCCCGGTAAAAAAGCCATGCCGGTCTCTGATGTACTGAACGCCCGTGGTGACTGGTTTAAGCCCGGGACTCAGTTGTCGTGA
- the def gene encoding peptide deformylase: MAKLEVLRFPDERLRTVAKDVEKVDDNIRQLVSDMFETMREESGIGLAATQVDVHKRVVVMDVSEEQDEPRVFINPKITHKDGSTISEEGCLSVPNNYAKVDRAEKVTVEALNEQGEAFTLDAEGLLAICIQHELDHLKGVLFVDYLSPLKRQRIRKKLEKEARLLAKA; this comes from the coding sequence ATGGCGAAATTAGAAGTATTACGTTTTCCTGACGAGCGCCTGCGTACCGTCGCAAAAGATGTGGAAAAAGTGGATGACAACATCCGACAATTAGTCAGTGACATGTTTGAAACCATGCGCGAAGAAAGCGGCATTGGTTTGGCGGCTACTCAGGTAGATGTGCATAAACGAGTGGTGGTTATGGATGTCTCCGAAGAGCAGGATGAACCCCGCGTGTTCATCAACCCAAAGATCACCCATAAAGATGGGAGCACCATCAGCGAAGAAGGCTGTCTGTCGGTGCCCAACAACTACGCTAAAGTGGATCGCGCTGAAAAAGTTACCGTGGAGGCCTTAAATGAACAGGGTGAAGCCTTCACTCTGGATGCGGAGGGTCTGTTAGCCATCTGCATCCAGCACGAACTTGACCACCTCAAGGGCGTGTTGTTTGTGGATTACCTATCGCCCCTGAAGCGCCAGCGCATTCGCAAGAAACTGGAAAAAGAAGCCCGCCTATTGGCCAAAGCCTAA